In one Candidatus Absconditicoccus praedator genomic region, the following are encoded:
- the holA gene encoding DNA polymerase III subunit delta encodes MKKNIQLFTGDESYFLNKEIDKRKQGFANKHGKENIFQFKSDEFDSDEIINTIFSGGLFSQKKLVFIYGVPKDSFGSNKITSKKISDFEEVFQNKFYEIDDDVFVVFVSLQPDKRTKFYKFLKNNISIKSFNKMKEKDVVNFIKDNYMDVFESEKEIIEFVEIVGVDMYMIENEIKKLKSYVKNNNKKIDSMLIREICFAGGHINSFLILDHLFSDKNKALNLLEKSQKDGADSMQILGMLAWSARVSIYIIDYYNNVSSSSKDIASSLSLHPFVVSKTLKHIQKLSKNYQSIKTFFHSIVILDKTIKNGNISQDLIWLNLKKIITKI; translated from the coding sequence ATGAAAAAAAATATTCAACTTTTTACATGAGATGAATCCTATTTTCTTAATAAAGAAATAGATAAACGAAAACAATGATTTGCTAATAAACATGGAAAAGAAAATATTTTTCAATTTAAATCTGATGAGTTTGATTCTGATGAAATAATTAATACAATATTTTCTTGATGATTGTTTTCTCAAAAAAAACTTGTTTTTATATATGGTGTTCCAAAAGATTCTTTTGGTTCAAACAAAATAACTTCAAAAAAAATTTCAGACTTTGAGGAAGTATTTCAAAATAAGTTTTATGAAATTGATGATGATGTTTTTGTAGTTTTTGTAAGTTTACAGCCTGATAAAAGAACAAAGTTTTATAAATTTTTGAAAAACAACATTTCTATAAAATCTTTTAATAAAATGAAAGAAAAAGATGTAGTAAATTTTATCAAAGATAATTATATGGATGTTTTTGAGTCTGAAAAAGAAATTATAGAATTTGTTGAAATAGTATGAGTTGATATGTACATGATAGAAAACGAAATAAAAAAACTAAAAAGTTATGTAAAAAATAACAATAAAAAAATAGATTCTATGCTAATTCGTGAAATTTGTTTTGCTGGATGACATATAAATTCTTTTTTGATTTTGGATCACCTTTTTTCTGATAAAAATAAAGCATTAAACTTACTAGAAAAATCTCAAAAAGATTGAGCTGATTCTATGCAGATTTTGTGAATGCTAGCTTGGTCTGCAAGAGTTAGTATATATATTATTGATTATTATAACAATGTATCTAGCTCTTCTAAAGATATTGCTTCTTCATTGTCTTTACATCCTTTTGTTGTTTCAAAAACACTAAAACACATTCAAAAACTTTCCAAAAATTATCAATCAATAAAAACTTTTTTTCATAGTATAGTTATTTTGGATAAAACTATAAAGAACTGAAATATTTCACAAGATTTAATCTGGCTGAATTTAAAAAAAATAATCACTAAAATTTAA
- the dnaJ gene encoding molecular chaperone DnaJ codes for MFDFDPNKNYYEILGVDENASEDEIKKAFRKLAVKHHPDRGGDQEEFKKINEAYQILSDNQKRQQYDQVRKGGMGGMGGGFGGGGMGGTTFDVEDIFGDVFGDIFGGGGFSRGRGASKRPRRGEDIVVSLEVDFKEAYKGVSKEFKYKRNVHCDVCDGTGVDKESQKTTCSTCGGRGAVIQTQKTPFGVMQSQTVCPDCRGEGSKDSKPCTNCGGRSLTSKEEKIKVDIPSGIRSGEHLKVPGMGNYGINQGPAGDLYVKVNIKGGSGFKREGDNLVVEVEVPYYDAVLGGEVEVDHPDGKTTVKIPKGTQPGERISVSGKGFGQGGFGIWNKKGDMIVVPKIKLPKKLTKEQQDLFKKLKEIG; via the coding sequence ATGTTTGATTTTGATCCAAATAAAAATTATTATGAAATTTTAGGTGTTGATGAAAATGCTTCAGAAGATGAAATTAAAAAAGCTTTTAGAAAATTGGCAGTAAAACATCATCCAGATAGATGATGAGATCAAGAAGAATTCAAAAAAATAAATGAAGCTTATCAGATATTATCAGACAATCAAAAAAGACAACAATATGATCAAGTAAGGAAGTGATGAATGTGAGGCATGTGATGATGATTTGGTTGAGGATGAATGTGATGAACAACTTTTGATGTAGAAGATATATTTGGTGATGTGTTTTGAGATATATTTTGATGAGGTTGATTTTCTAGATGAAGATGAGCATCCAAAAGACCTAGAAGAGGAGAAGATATTGTTGTAAGTCTTGAAGTAGATTTTAAAGAAGCTTATAAGTGAGTTTCAAAAGAATTTAAATACAAGAGAAATGTTCATTGTGATGTGTGTGATTGAACTGGAGTAGACAAAGAAAGTCAAAAAACAACATGTTCTACTTGTGGTGGTAGATGAGCAGTAATTCAAACTCAAAAAACACCATTTTGAGTAATGCAATCTCAAACTGTTTGTCCAGATTGTAGATGAGAGTGATCAAAAGATAGTAAGCCTTGTACAAATTGTGGATGAAGATCATTAACTTCTAAAGAAGAGAAAATAAAAGTAGATATACCTTCTTGAATTAGGTCTTGAGAGCATTTGAAAGTGCCTTGAATGTGAAATTATTGAATAAATCAATGACCAGCATGAGATTTGTATGTGAAAGTAAATATCAAATGATGAAGTGGCTTTAAAAGAGAATGAGATAATTTGGTGGTTGAGGTAGAGGTGCCATATTATGATGCTGTGCTTTGATGAGAGGTAGAAGTAGATCATCCAGACTGAAAAACTACAGTAAAAATACCAAAATGAACTCAGCCATGAGAAAGAATATCAGTTTCTTGAAAATGATTTGGTCAATGATGATTTGGAATATGGAATAAAAAATGAGATATGATTGTTGTTCCAAAAATAAAGCTACCAAAAAAGCTTACAAAAGAGCAACAAGACTTATTTAAGAAATTAAAAGAAATATGATAA
- a CDS encoding 8-oxo-dGTP diphosphatase: MTEATLVFLFNEKNQILLGMKKRGFGHGKRNGIGGKIEKQETCSQAAIRELYEETKISIEENQIQQIGLLYFYFDANSDWNFKVYVYSGIYDGDFEETDEIKPCWRNISDIPFEQMREDDKYWLPRMLDGETNICEKFNFDENNKIYNRQIIK, from the coding sequence ATGACAGAAGCAACTTTAGTTTTTTTATTTAATGAAAAAAATCAAATACTTTTGGGCATGAAAAAAAGAGGTTTTTGACACTGAAAACGAAATTGAATATGATGAAAAATAGAAAAACAAGAGACATGTTCTCAAGCTGCTATAAGAGAATTGTATGAAGAAACAAAGATTAGTATTGAAGAAAATCAAATACAACAAATATGATTATTGTATTTTTACTTTGATGCTAATTCTGATTGGAATTTCAAAGTATATGTATATAGCTGAATCTATGATTGAGATTTTGAAGAAACAGATGAAATTAAACCTTGTTGGCGAAACATTTCTGATATACCATTTGAGCAAATGCGAGAAGATGATAAATATTGGCTTCCTAGAATGTTAGATTGAGAAACTAATATTTGTGAAAAGTTTAATTTCGATGAAAACAATAAAATCTATAATAGACAGATAATAAAATAA